One Pseudomonas abieticivorans genomic region harbors:
- the rutF gene encoding NADH-dependent FMN reductase RutF, translating to MSLALVAPAPHVPRQDFRNAMAGLAAAVNIITSDGPHGRVGFTATAVCSVTDDPPTLLVCLNRSASVHPVLTANAVLCVNTLAGDQRELSNLFGGKTPMAERFAAGAWRTGDNGAPLLEGAAAGFECRISRTVDVGTHDVLFCEVLALKRDDQASALVYFDRNYHGLSTC from the coding sequence ATGTCACTTGCCCTTGTCGCCCCAGCACCGCACGTCCCGCGCCAGGATTTTCGCAATGCCATGGCCGGGCTCGCTGCCGCCGTGAACATCATCACCAGCGACGGCCCCCACGGCCGCGTGGGCTTTACCGCCACTGCCGTGTGCAGCGTGACGGATGACCCGCCCACCCTGCTGGTGTGCCTGAACCGCTCGGCCTCGGTACACCCGGTGCTGACCGCCAACGCGGTGCTGTGCGTCAACACCCTGGCGGGCGATCAGCGCGAGCTGTCCAACCTGTTCGGCGGCAAAACGCCGATGGCCGAACGCTTTGCCGCTGGCGCCTGGCGCACCGGGGATAACGGCGCACCGCTGCTTGAAGGCGCCGCCGCAGGCTTTGAATGCCGCATCAGCCGCACCGTCGACGTCGGCACCCACGACGTGCTGTTTTGCGAAGTGCTGGCGCTCAAGCGTGATGACCAGGCATCGGCCCTGGTGTATTTCGATCGCAACTACCATGGTCTGTCGACCTGCTGA
- a CDS encoding purine-nucleoside phosphorylase, with amino-acid sequence MFTRNRLALALGLTLAAATQLASAAAPVTPKVMLITMFGPEAQNWIERLKLTEKVAVPGLSAEYPNVLCNAQQVCLMTTGMGQTNATASTLALALAPQLDLRKTYFVVAGIAGISPKHGTLGTAAWAHYLVEFGTQWELDSRDVPKNWPTGYLGINTKGPDEKPPLDYKTEVFELNPTLQAKAFALSRAVKLDESKESAAWRQHYPYAPANQPPVVTECDTLAGNTWFSGTRLSERAEVWTKLLTDNKGTYCTTQQEDNSTYEALLRASRLGRVDIQRLAVVRAGSDFDRPYPGYSEVDNLLKYADQGGFVPALENLYRAGNPLVQDIVSNWAAWENGVK; translated from the coding sequence ATGTTTACGCGAAACCGCCTCGCCCTGGCCCTAGGCCTCACCCTGGCCGCCGCCACGCAACTGGCCAGCGCCGCTGCACCGGTCACGCCCAAAGTGATGCTGATCACCATGTTCGGCCCCGAAGCGCAGAACTGGATCGAGCGCCTGAAGCTGACCGAAAAAGTCGCCGTGCCGGGGCTCTCGGCCGAGTACCCGAACGTGCTGTGCAACGCCCAGCAGGTGTGCCTGATGACCACCGGCATGGGCCAGACCAACGCCACGGCCTCGACCCTGGCCCTGGCCTTGGCGCCGCAACTGGACCTGCGCAAAACCTATTTCGTGGTGGCGGGCATCGCCGGCATCAGCCCCAAGCACGGCACCCTCGGCACCGCCGCCTGGGCCCACTACCTGGTGGAGTTCGGCACCCAATGGGAACTGGACTCGCGCGATGTGCCCAAAAACTGGCCCACCGGCTACCTGGGCATCAACACCAAAGGCCCCGACGAGAAACCACCGCTGGACTACAAGACCGAAGTCTTCGAGCTCAACCCCACACTGCAAGCCAAGGCCTTCGCCCTGTCGCGCGCGGTCAAGCTCGATGAGAGCAAAGAATCCGCCGCCTGGCGCCAGCACTACCCCTACGCCCCGGCCAACCAGCCACCAGTGGTCACCGAATGCGACACCCTGGCCGGCAACACCTGGTTCTCCGGCACTCGCCTGAGCGAACGGGCCGAGGTGTGGACCAAACTGCTGACCGACAACAAAGGCACCTACTGCACCACCCAGCAAGAAGACAACTCCACCTATGAAGCCCTGCTGCGCGCCAGCCGCTTGGGCCGCGTCGACATCCAGCGCTTGGCGGTGGTGCGCGCGGGGTCTGATTTCGATCGGCCTTACCCTGGCTACAGCGAGGTGGATAACTTGCTCAAGTACGCCGATCAGGGGGGGTTCGTGCCGGCACTGGAGAACCTGTACCGGGCGGGGAACCCGTTGGTGCAGGATATCGTGAGCAATTGGGCGGCTTGGGAGAACGGCGTCAAATAG
- the codB gene encoding cytosine permease: MSAASEFALSEAPPEGRKGLLPIAMVLFSFTFFTGTMFAGGKIGMAFNVTDMLWVAFIGNSLLALYAASLGLIAARSGLNTVLMGRLCFGEVGSRLSDFILGFAELGWYAWGTATVAIVLVKMLGLAEGFTTPLMVLFGFGFCLTALVGFKGLEVLSRISVPLMFILLVVSMVIATRTIGGWQGLSAVIPHETLSFSAAITMVFGTFASGATQATNWTRLARSGRVAVTASILSFLLGNGLMIVAGAWCAIVYQQADIVEVMMLQGLSFAAVIMLCLNLWTIQGPTIYNVSAAACHLVRSERRRTMTLVAAAIGVVLAIGGMYEWLIPFLLLLGAIIPPIGGVIMADFWYRHQGRYPTLAQANLPRFNVPGLAAYAIGAVLAYSSPWIAPLVGIAASALSYIVLLEFSRKFSSAKAMQGDR; this comes from the coding sequence ATGAGTGCTGCCAGCGAGTTTGCCTTGAGCGAGGCCCCACCCGAGGGGCGCAAGGGCTTGTTGCCGATTGCCATGGTGCTGTTCAGCTTTACCTTTTTTACCGGCACCATGTTTGCCGGTGGCAAGATCGGCATGGCGTTCAACGTGACCGACATGCTCTGGGTTGCCTTCATCGGCAACAGCCTGCTGGCCCTGTACGCCGCGAGCCTGGGCCTGATTGCCGCGCGCAGCGGTTTGAACACGGTGCTGATGGGCCGCTTGTGTTTTGGTGAAGTGGGCAGCCGGCTGTCAGACTTTATCCTGGGGTTTGCCGAACTTGGCTGGTATGCCTGGGGCACGGCCACGGTGGCGATTGTGTTGGTGAAGATGCTCGGGTTGGCCGAAGGGTTCACCACGCCCTTGATGGTGCTGTTCGGCTTTGGCTTTTGCCTCACGGCGCTGGTCGGCTTCAAGGGGCTGGAGGTGTTGTCGCGCATTTCGGTGCCGCTGATGTTCATTTTGCTGGTGGTGTCGATGGTCATTGCCACCCGTACCATTGGTGGTTGGCAGGGCCTGAGCGCGGTCATCCCACACGAGACCCTGAGCTTTTCGGCGGCCATTACCATGGTGTTTGGCACCTTCGCCAGCGGCGCTACCCAAGCCACCAACTGGACGCGCCTGGCGCGCAGCGGGCGGGTGGCGGTCACGGCCAGCATCCTGAGCTTTCTGCTGGGCAACGGCCTGATGATCGTGGCCGGGGCCTGGTGCGCCATCGTTTACCAGCAGGCCGACATCGTCGAAGTGATGATGCTGCAGGGCCTGTCGTTTGCCGCAGTGATCATGCTGTGCCTGAACCTGTGGACCATCCAGGGCCCGACCATTTACAACGTCTCGGCCGCCGCCTGCCACCTGGTGCGCAGTGAGCGGCGGCGCACCATGACCCTGGTGGCTGCGGCCATCGGCGTGGTGTTGGCCATCGGTGGCATGTACGAGTGGTTGATTCCGTTTCTGTTGCTATTGGGCGCGATCATTCCGCCCATTGGCGGGGTGATCATGGCCGATTTCTGGTACCGCCATCAGGGCCGTTACCCAACGTTGGCCCAGGCCAACCTGCCGCGCTTCAACGTGCCGGGCCTGGCGGCTTATGCCATCGGTGCGGTGCTGGCCTACAGCTCGCCGTGGATCGCGCCGTTGGTGGGCATCGCCGCCTCAGCCCTGAGCTACATTGTGTTGCTTGAGTTCAGCCGCAAGTTCAGCAGCGCCAAGGCCATGCAGGGGGACCGTTGA
- a CDS encoding PucR family transcriptional regulator has translation MSLTVEEILQLPGLEEMALRAGKAQRQRSVRWPYVAENDGIADWVMGGELVFVTGINLARSEANLLRLVREGHACGIAGLVILTGDAFIQRIPASVVALAEQCGLPLIEQPYLLKMVIVTHLIGTALVQMAQGQRSRDDILGQLLNGDYPSLAIIGQRAAAQQLDLQGPRRLAVLRLGGLDALFTHQPTEDAERQLQHIRQALQDHLQAWSRALATPLPVTVQGDLFVLLLAADEDPRLGLARQYPALQHLSAPLTVFIGVSSLVQDCGQYRQALGEARQALDVAESLLPASGLCDYSELGVLRLLQAIPDKQVIDDFIRQTLGSLLEAGRKHPNTLLHTLDALLMENGNALKAAQRLNIHRNTLNQRLQRIEQQSGHSLDDPLFRMNASVALLVWRMTDAQLQEHT, from the coding sequence TTGAGCCTGACCGTCGAAGAAATCCTGCAACTGCCGGGCCTTGAAGAGATGGCCCTGCGCGCAGGCAAAGCACAGCGCCAGCGCAGTGTGCGCTGGCCCTACGTGGCCGAGAACGACGGCATTGCCGACTGGGTGATGGGCGGCGAGCTGGTGTTCGTCACCGGCATCAACCTGGCGCGCAGCGAGGCCAATTTGCTGCGCCTGGTGCGCGAAGGCCACGCCTGCGGCATTGCCGGGCTGGTGATCTTGACCGGTGATGCGTTCATCCAGCGCATCCCTGCATCCGTGGTGGCCCTGGCCGAGCAGTGCGGGCTGCCGCTGATCGAGCAGCCCTACCTGCTGAAGATGGTGATTGTTACCCACCTGATCGGCACGGCGCTGGTGCAGATGGCCCAGGGGCAGCGCTCGCGCGACGACATCCTCGGCCAACTGCTCAACGGCGACTACCCAAGCCTTGCGATCATTGGCCAACGCGCCGCGGCCCAGCAACTAGACCTGCAAGGCCCCAGGCGCCTGGCGGTACTGCGCCTGGGCGGGCTGGACGCGCTGTTCACCCACCAGCCCACCGAAGACGCCGAACGCCAGTTGCAGCACATTCGCCAGGCCCTGCAAGACCACCTGCAGGCCTGGAGCCGCGCCCTGGCAACACCGCTGCCAGTGACCGTGCAGGGCGACCTGTTCGTGTTGCTGCTGGCCGCCGATGAAGACCCACGGTTAGGTCTGGCCCGCCAATACCCTGCCCTGCAACACCTGAGCGCACCGCTGACGGTGTTCATCGGCGTGTCGAGCCTGGTGCAAGACTGCGGCCAATACCGCCAGGCGTTGGGCGAGGCACGCCAGGCGCTGGACGTGGCCGAAAGCCTGCTGCCGGCCAGCGGGCTGTGCGACTACAGCGAACTGGGCGTGCTGCGCCTGCTGCAGGCGATCCCCGACAAACAGGTGATCGACGACTTCATCCGGCAAACACTGGGCAGCCTGCTGGAGGCCGGCCGCAAACACCCCAACACCTTGCTGCACACCCTGGACGCGCTGCTGATGGAAAACGGCAACGCCCTCAAGGCCGCGCAGCGCCTGAACATCCACCGCAACACCCTCAACCAGCGCTTGCAACGCATCGAGCAACAAAGCGGCCATTCGCTGGACGACCCTCTCTTTCGCATGAATGCCTCGGTGGCGCTGCTGGTGTGGCGCATGACCGATGCACAGCTTCAGGAGCACACATGA
- the codA gene encoding cytosine deaminase: MKIINATLRKQTGLFTVTCEGERIGAITAQAALLAATAGDIDAAGQLLIAPLVEPHIHLDATLTAGEPEWNMSGTLFEGIERWGQRKATITHDDTKQRAHTTIRMLAEHGIQHVRTHVDVTDPTLAALAAMIEVREEARHLIDLQIVAFPQEGIESYANGRALMERAIEMGADVVGGIPHFENTREQGVSSIKFLMDLAERTGCLVDVHCDETDDPHSRFLEVLAEEARVRGMGARVTASHTTAMGSYDNAYCSKLFRLLKQSGINFVSCPTESIHLQGRFDTFPKRRGVTRVAEIDRAGMNVCFGQDSIKDPWYPLGNGNILRVLDAGLHICHMMGFEDLARSLDLVTDNSARTMHLGERYGIVTGRPANLVILDAESDYEAVRRQAKARVSIRGGKVLMTRVPEQVVFQ; encoded by the coding sequence ATGAAGATCATCAACGCCACGCTGCGTAAACAAACCGGCCTGTTCACCGTGACCTGCGAGGGTGAACGCATTGGCGCCATCACTGCGCAGGCGGCGCTTTTGGCCGCCACCGCCGGCGATATCGATGCCGCCGGCCAACTGCTGATCGCCCCGCTGGTGGAGCCGCACATTCACCTGGACGCCACCCTGACCGCCGGCGAGCCTGAGTGGAACATGAGCGGCACGCTGTTCGAGGGCATCGAGCGCTGGGGCCAGCGCAAGGCGACCATCACCCATGACGACACCAAGCAGCGCGCCCACACCACCATCCGCATGCTGGCCGAACACGGCATCCAGCACGTGCGCACCCACGTCGATGTCACCGACCCGACCTTGGCAGCCCTGGCCGCCATGATCGAGGTGCGTGAAGAAGCCCGGCACCTGATCGACCTGCAGATCGTCGCCTTCCCTCAAGAAGGCATCGAGTCCTATGCCAATGGCCGCGCGCTGATGGAGCGCGCCATCGAGATGGGCGCCGACGTGGTGGGCGGCATTCCGCACTTCGAGAACACCCGCGAGCAAGGTGTCAGCTCGATCAAATTCTTGATGGATTTGGCCGAGCGCACCGGCTGCCTGGTGGACGTGCACTGCGACGAGACCGACGACCCGCACTCGCGCTTTCTCGAAGTGCTGGCCGAAGAGGCCCGCGTGCGCGGCATGGGCGCGCGAGTCACGGCCAGCCACACCACGGCCATGGGCTCTTACGACAACGCCTATTGCTCCAAGCTGTTCCGCCTGCTCAAGCAGTCGGGCATCAACTTCGTTTCTTGCCCCACCGAGAGCATCCACCTGCAAGGGCGCTTCGACACCTTCCCCAAACGTCGCGGCGTGACCCGGGTGGCCGAGATCGACCGCGCGGGCATGAACGTGTGCTTTGGCCAGGACTCGATCAAAGACCCGTGGTACCCGCTGGGCAACGGCAACATCCTGCGCGTGCTGGATGCCGGCCTGCACATTTGCCACATGATGGGCTTTGAAGACCTGGCCCGCAGCCTGGACCTGGTCACCGACAATAGCGCCCGCACGATGCACTTGGGCGAGCGTTACGGCATCGTGACCGGGCGCCCGGCCAACCTGGTGATCCTGGACGCCGAAAGCGACTACGAGGCGGTGCGCCGCCAGGCCAAGGCGCGGGTGTCTATACGG